In Tenrec ecaudatus isolate mTenEca1 chromosome 2 unlocalized genomic scaffold, mTenEca1.hap1 SUPER_2_unloc_2, whole genome shotgun sequence, the following are encoded in one genomic region:
- the LOC142435855 gene encoding translationally-controlled tumor protein-like produces the protein MIIYRDLISRDELFSDVYKIWEITGGLCLEVEGTMVRRAQGHIYDALIGGNASAEGPEGDGPEHKVVTDVDIVMNHHLQETSFTKEAYKRYIKDYMKSLKGKLEERKPERMKPFMTGAAEQIKHILANFKKYQFFQGENTIPDGMVALLDYREGGGTPYMIFFKDGLEMEKC, from the coding sequence ATGATCATCTACCGGGACCTCATCAGCCGAGATGAGCTGTTCTCTGACGTGTACAAGATCTGGGAGATCACGGgcgggctgtgtctggaagtggagggTACCATGGTCCGCAGGGCCCAAGGCCACATCTATGACGCGCTCATCGGCGGCAACGCGTCCGCCGAAGGCCCCGAGGGCGACGGGCCCGAGCACAAGGTGGTCACCGACGTGGACATCgtcatgaaccatcacttgcaggaGACCAGCTTCACCAAGGAGGCCTACAAGAGGtacatcaaggactacatgaaatccCTCAAAGGCAAGCTGGAGGAGCGGAAGCCGGAACGCATGAAGCCCTTTATGACCGGGGCTGCCGAGCAGATCAAGCACATCCTCGCCAATTTCAAGAAGTACCAGTTCTTTCAGGGCGAGAACACGATTCCCGACGGCATGGTGGCATTGCTGGACTACCGCGAGGGCGGCGGGACCCCGTACATGATCTTCTTCAAGGACGGCTTAGagatggagaagtgctga